The Blastocatellia bacterium genome has a window encoding:
- a CDS encoding NADH-quinone oxidoreductase subunit C yields the protein MPTLTIAREHIVEVCRFLRDDPDAQFDFLTDLTARHIPDAEQPFQVIYHLYSFPRNVRWRLKVNLAEGDACPSVVSVWSAANWMEREAYDLVGVRFEGHPDLRRLLLPEDWEGHPLRKDYPLEFRYNRWCEKHLNMIEFREGTEYSGRFE from the coding sequence ATGCCCACGCTCACGATCGCGCGGGAGCACATCGTGGAGGTTTGTCGCTTCCTTCGGGATGACCCGGACGCGCAGTTCGATTTCCTCACCGATTTGACGGCCCGGCACATCCCGGACGCGGAGCAGCCTTTTCAGGTGATCTATCACCTCTACTCCTTTCCGCGGAATGTGCGATGGCGATTGAAAGTGAATCTGGCCGAAGGGGACGCATGTCCGAGCGTTGTCTCTGTGTGGAGCGCGGCCAATTGGATGGAGCGGGAGGCGTACGATCTGGTCGGCGTGCGATTCGAAGGGCATCCCGATCTGCGGCGATTGCTCCTGCCGGAAGATTGGGAGGGGCATCCCCTGCGGAAAGATTATCCACTCGAATTCCGTTACAATCGCTGGTGCGAGAAGCACCTGAACATGATCGAATTCCGCGAGGGGACTGAATACAGCGGGAGATTCGAATAA